Proteins encoded within one genomic window of Companilactobacillus sp.:
- a CDS encoding alpha/beta hydrolase, with protein sequence MKRIKNKRSLVTIISIILVVFAGLAIPSYIWAKDNVKYLRTVYTSKMSPIIMIPGSSASQYRFDKLVTQLNKKYGYQHSLLRLKVYNDGKISYSGTMRSQDTEPIIVVGFENNHDGYDNIKKQAKMFSDALTVLQDKYHFNNFKAIGHSNGGLIYTAFIEQYLSKHDIKMKKLMTIGSPYNFSEDSTTNKTEMLADFIKNREKIPKSLTVYSIAGTENYTSDGLVPESSVRAGKYIYQNQVKHFTEMTVTGDDAQHSDLPQNSEIIRVIQDYIVQNHVRPNNNNRTRRQPKADQDE encoded by the coding sequence ATGAAACGCATTAAGAATAAAAGATCGTTAGTTACGATAATTTCGATAATCTTAGTCGTATTCGCCGGTCTAGCAATTCCTTCCTATATTTGGGCTAAAGACAACGTGAAGTATTTGCGGACCGTATATACCTCTAAAATGTCGCCGATCATCATGATACCAGGAAGTTCAGCCTCGCAATATCGTTTCGATAAGTTGGTCACCCAATTGAATAAAAAATATGGCTATCAACATAGTCTATTGAGACTGAAAGTTTATAATGATGGAAAAATTTCTTATTCAGGAACGATGAGAAGTCAGGATACTGAGCCGATAATTGTCGTTGGATTTGAGAATAACCACGATGGCTATGACAATATTAAAAAGCAGGCCAAGATGTTCAGCGATGCTTTAACAGTTTTACAAGACAAGTATCACTTCAATAACTTCAAAGCTATCGGCCACTCAAATGGTGGCTTGATCTACACGGCTTTTATCGAGCAGTACTTGTCTAAACATGACATTAAGATGAAAAAATTGATGACAATCGGGTCTCCATATAACTTCTCGGAAGACTCAACAACCAACAAGACTGAGATGTTAGCTGACTTCATCAAAAATCGTGAGAAGATACCAAAGAGCTTGACTGTCTATTCGATTGCTGGAACTGAGAATTACACTTCTGACGGCCTAGTCCCCGAAAGCAGCGTTCGAGCTGGTAAGTATATTTATCAGAACCAAGTTAAGCATTTTACCGAAATGACGGTGACGGGTGACGATGCTCAGCATTCAGACTTGCCTCAAAATAGCGAGATCATCCGAGTCATTCAAGACTACATCGTCCAAAATCACGTTCGTCCAAATAATAACAATCGAACACGCCGTCAGCCTAAGGCCGATCAAGATGAATAA